In the genome of Notamacropus eugenii isolate mMacEug1 chromosome 5, mMacEug1.pri_v2, whole genome shotgun sequence, one region contains:
- the LOC140507294 gene encoding vomeronasal type-1 receptor 4-like → MKSEDTILSIFLFSQTGTGVLGNSFLICLFLFVFFSGHRMRLIDGIVTQLALANCLVLLLKGIPQTMTSLGLMNFLDDIGCKIIFYLHKVARDLSLGTTCLLSAFQAITISPTNSNWAELKARASKYLIPCSLLCWTFHLVVYSYVPWGVKGPRQNRNISEMQHHGYCSHKLLSGFHASLMVTFLSFIDAIYLGLMVSASGYMVILLYRHHKQIKQIHITYLSPKASPEIRATKTILILVSTFISSYLLNCILAAYMSLIKSPLWLMHISAFLGLYFPAVSPYVLISSDSQVIKYLYILCGSRIPQFNLESRLISSVHHDFPKATVTGKSSPYQMRLVADHKN, encoded by the coding sequence ATGAAATCTGAAGATACAATCCTGAGCATTTTCTTGTTCTCCCAGACAGGAACTGGAGTTCTAGGGAATTCTTTCCTTATTTGTCTCTTCCTCTTTGTGTTTTTCAGTGGACATAGAATGAGACTTATAGATGGTATTGTCACTCAGTTGGCATTGGCCAACTGCTTGGTGCTTCTATTAAAGGGCATCCCTCAAACAATGACAAGTTTAGGTCTGATGAATTTCCTTGATGACATTGGctgtaaaattattttctacCTTCATAAAGTGGCTCGAGACCTTTCCCTTGGCACGACCTGCTTGCTGAGTGCCTTTCAGGCCATCACCATCAGCCCTACTAACTCCAACTGGGCAGAGCTTAAAGCCAGAGCTTCAAAATATCTCATTCCATGTAGTCTACTCTGCTGGACTTTTCACTTGGTTGTTTATAGCTATGTTCCTTGGGGAGTTAAGGGACCAAGGCAAAACAGAAACATCAGTGAGATGCAGCATCACGGATATTGTTCTCATAAACTTCTTTCTGGATTTCATGCCTCATTAATGGTAACCTTTCTCTCCTTCATTGATGCAATATATTTGGGACTCATGGTCTCAGCCAGTGGTTACATGGTGATTCTCCTGTATAGGCATCACAAGCAAATCAAGCAAATTCACATTACCTACCTCTCCCCCAAAGCCTCCCCTGAGATCAGGGCTACCAAAACTATCCTCATCCTAGTGAGCACCTTTATTTCCTCTTACTTACTCAATTGCATTTTGGCAGCGTATATGTCGCTTATAAAGTCCCCACTCTGGTTGATGCATATATCTGCTTTCTTGGGTTTATATTTCCCAGCTGTTAGCCCTTATGTGCTCATCAGCAGTGACTCACAAGTTATCAAGTACCTTTACATTCTGTGTGGAAGCAGAATCCCACAATTTAACCTTGAAAGTAGATTAATATCCTCTGTCCATCATGACTTTCCGAAAGCCACAGTTACAGGAAAGTCATCACCATATCAAATGAGACTTGTAGCAGACCATAAAAATTAG